The proteins below are encoded in one region of Corynebacterium sphenisci DSM 44792:
- the rplU gene encoding 50S ribosomal protein L21, which yields MYAIVKTGGKQYKVAEGDLVKVEKIEGETGSAVALAPVLLVDGADVTSGDKLADATVNAEIVEQVKGPKIRGMHYKNKTRYKRRWGHRQPLTVLKVTGIKA from the coding sequence ATGTACGCGATCGTCAAGACCGGCGGCAAGCAGTACAAGGTTGCCGAAGGTGACCTCGTCAAGGTCGAGAAGATCGAGGGAGAGACCGGTTCCGCCGTGGCTCTCGCCCCGGTTCTGCTCGTCGACGGCGCCGACGTCACCTCCGGCGACAAGCTGGCCGATGCCACCGTCAACGCCGAGATCGTGGAGCAGGTCAAGGGTCCGAAGATCCGCGGCATGCACTACAAGAACAAGACCCGGTACAAGCGCCGCTGGGGCCACCGCCAGCCGCTGACCGTGCTCAAGGTCACCGGGATCAAGGCCTAG
- a CDS encoding translation initiation factor IF-2 N-terminal domain-containing protein encodes MAEYSQENIALARDFDRAGAPERMRVHALAKAIGLTSKEVIGILDGLGVAGKRAASTVEAADRNRVLDTLIGSAGSAKQEQAKAKDKSKAKAKDAEPKKAAKKPATKAAPKKKADAPDGDAEEAPAKKKPAAKKKAAAKKKADPKKKAAPEQTGKDAEAAEEPAKAPAKKKAAQKTRKKAAPTAKTPEDAGEQAAEATGAETADAGVQTGPSASAQRRARRRRKVVVANPTETVEAEPAAEEAGAPAAAEDAAEAGRAPAPKKSTRTRSRRAVRRQAAAPAEDAPVEVVEPTIASVFAEPAEEGLTEVVPPVTPAPEEPSFEVPVFMAPKAVPAAERPAGEDDAAEDRADDAADADSGADADGGRQPRRRRRGRGRGAGGQNGQGGGRGGQDKPEAEEVPVIDEPAAIKGSTRLEAQRRRRADRREQSRRRPVISEAEFLARRESVKREMVVRERRRTDHPGTVTQVGVLEDDLLVEHFVTSDTQTSMIGNIYLGRVQNVLPSMEAAFIDIGTDRNGVVYSADLNWRQLGLGGRGRRIEQALRSGDQILVQVTKDPVGHKGPRLSMQISLAGRYLVYVPGGHSAGISRKLPESERKRLKEILKEVTPEGSGTIIRTAAEGVGKEAIRGDVDRLEAKWQGIAKRAEKAKAKKGSKPETMYEEPNMLVKVVRDLFNEDFDTLVVDGEDSWRTVRGYISEVAPDLMDRVHRYDAAEHDGRDAFATHRIDEQLTKALDRKVWLPSGGTLIIERTEAMTVVDVNTGKFTGAGGNLEETVTRNNLEAAEEIVRQMRLRDLGGMIVVDFIDMVLPENQDLVLRRLKEALGRDRTRHEVSEVTSLGLVQMTRKRLGTGLLETFSTECPNCAGRGLILHVDPVEQEPEKPRSRRSRKVADPAKHPAALALHKDEPKASGKDAATDADRAKAKEDAGAQEAKADAAESGERSGDAPAREDEGAERPTRSRRRRRSRRGSRRGGAAEAGQEPREPRAEDADAEADGSAEGRRDDYARREDRGRRDDRAERDAREERRARRERAGRDARGDDARGDAERPEQAPSVDRIAEVAAAATAEARDKDPEEPSDDRYVSASARRRRRRRVVRAAQRGELPAEAEPKRDKPKGEDRAKGEPTRERPAKKDQPTRERPAKKDQPKREQPTKKAEPTRDEAPGDAPAKDGAEKPTRGRAAYEAALAAFEASPRRKRPTRGRSRSDHAPDPEDYGLPASAAPKRIREQAAQPAPEPEAPEAKPAQAEPAAEAPAAEPAEKPRRRRGRRRVAVRTSGIDRDDAAPAPSAKKTTPKAEPEAEPAQAEPAESAERPARAAAESGRPRRRGRRRVTRKLSS; translated from the coding sequence GTGGCAGAGTACAGCCAGGAAAATATCGCCCTCGCCCGCGACTTCGATCGCGCCGGCGCCCCGGAGCGGATGCGCGTGCACGCGCTCGCCAAGGCGATCGGGTTGACCTCCAAGGAGGTCATCGGGATCCTCGACGGGCTGGGGGTGGCCGGCAAACGCGCGGCCTCCACGGTCGAGGCCGCCGACCGCAACCGGGTGCTGGACACCCTGATCGGCTCCGCCGGCTCCGCCAAGCAGGAGCAGGCCAAGGCCAAGGACAAGTCCAAGGCCAAGGCCAAGGACGCGGAGCCGAAGAAGGCCGCGAAGAAGCCGGCCACGAAGGCCGCGCCGAAGAAGAAGGCCGACGCCCCCGACGGGGACGCGGAGGAGGCGCCGGCGAAGAAGAAGCCCGCGGCGAAGAAGAAGGCCGCCGCGAAGAAGAAGGCCGACCCGAAGAAGAAGGCCGCCCCGGAGCAGACCGGGAAGGACGCCGAGGCCGCCGAGGAGCCCGCGAAGGCCCCGGCGAAGAAGAAGGCGGCGCAGAAGACCCGGAAGAAGGCCGCGCCGACGGCGAAGACCCCGGAGGACGCCGGGGAGCAGGCCGCCGAGGCGACCGGCGCGGAGACCGCGGACGCGGGCGTGCAGACCGGCCCCTCGGCCTCCGCGCAGCGCCGCGCCCGGCGCCGCCGCAAGGTCGTCGTCGCCAACCCGACCGAGACGGTCGAGGCCGAGCCCGCCGCGGAGGAGGCCGGCGCGCCCGCCGCCGCGGAGGACGCGGCGGAGGCGGGGCGGGCCCCCGCGCCGAAGAAGAGCACCCGCACCCGCTCCCGCCGCGCGGTGCGCCGCCAGGCCGCCGCGCCCGCCGAGGACGCGCCCGTCGAGGTCGTCGAGCCGACCATCGCCTCCGTGTTCGCCGAACCCGCCGAGGAGGGCCTCACCGAGGTGGTGCCCCCGGTGACCCCCGCCCCGGAGGAGCCCTCCTTCGAGGTGCCGGTGTTCATGGCCCCTAAGGCGGTGCCCGCCGCGGAGCGGCCCGCCGGGGAGGACGACGCCGCCGAGGACCGGGCGGATGACGCCGCGGACGCCGACTCCGGCGCCGACGCCGACGGCGGCCGGCAGCCCCGGCGGCGCCGCCGGGGCCGCGGCCGCGGCGCCGGCGGGCAGAACGGCCAGGGCGGCGGCCGCGGTGGGCAGGACAAGCCCGAGGCCGAGGAGGTGCCGGTCATCGACGAGCCCGCCGCGATCAAGGGCTCCACCCGGCTGGAGGCGCAGCGCCGCCGCCGCGCCGACCGCCGCGAGCAGTCCCGCCGCCGGCCCGTGATCTCCGAGGCGGAGTTCCTCGCCCGGCGGGAGTCGGTGAAGCGGGAGATGGTGGTGCGCGAGCGCCGCCGCACCGATCACCCCGGCACCGTCACCCAGGTCGGGGTGCTGGAGGACGACCTGCTCGTGGAGCACTTCGTCACCTCCGACACCCAGACCTCCATGATCGGCAACATCTACCTGGGCCGGGTGCAGAACGTGCTGCCCTCCATGGAGGCGGCCTTCATCGACATCGGCACCGACCGCAACGGGGTGGTGTACTCCGCCGACCTGAACTGGCGCCAGCTGGGCCTGGGCGGCCGGGGCCGCCGGATCGAGCAGGCGCTGCGCAGCGGCGACCAGATCCTGGTGCAGGTCACCAAGGACCCGGTGGGCCACAAGGGCCCGCGGCTGTCCATGCAGATTTCCCTGGCCGGGCGCTACCTGGTCTACGTGCCCGGCGGGCATTCCGCGGGCATCTCCCGCAAGCTGCCGGAATCCGAGCGCAAGCGGCTGAAGGAGATCCTCAAGGAGGTCACCCCGGAGGGCTCCGGCACCATCATCCGCACCGCCGCCGAGGGCGTCGGCAAGGAGGCGATCCGCGGGGACGTGGACCGCCTGGAGGCCAAGTGGCAGGGGATCGCCAAGCGCGCGGAGAAGGCCAAGGCCAAGAAGGGCTCCAAGCCGGAGACCATGTACGAGGAACCGAACATGCTGGTCAAGGTGGTTCGGGACCTGTTCAACGAGGACTTCGACACCCTGGTGGTGGACGGCGAGGACTCCTGGCGCACCGTGCGCGGCTACATCTCCGAGGTCGCCCCGGACCTGATGGACCGGGTGCACCGCTACGACGCCGCCGAGCACGACGGCAGGGACGCCTTCGCCACGCACCGGATCGACGAGCAGCTCACCAAGGCCCTGGACCGCAAGGTGTGGCTGCCCTCCGGGGGCACGCTCATCATCGAGCGCACCGAGGCGATGACCGTCGTCGACGTCAACACCGGCAAGTTCACCGGCGCCGGCGGCAACCTGGAGGAGACGGTCACCCGCAACAACCTCGAGGCCGCCGAGGAGATCGTGCGCCAGATGCGGCTGCGCGATCTCGGCGGCATGATCGTCGTCGACTTCATCGACATGGTGCTGCCGGAGAACCAGGACCTGGTGCTGCGCCGGCTCAAGGAGGCCCTCGGCCGGGACCGCACCCGGCACGAGGTCAGCGAGGTCACCTCGCTGGGCCTGGTGCAGATGACCCGCAAGCGGCTGGGCACCGGGCTGCTGGAGACCTTCTCCACGGAATGCCCGAACTGCGCCGGCCGGGGCCTCATCCTGCACGTCGACCCGGTCGAGCAGGAGCCGGAGAAGCCGCGCTCCCGGCGCTCCCGCAAGGTCGCCGACCCGGCGAAGCACCCGGCGGCGCTGGCCCTGCACAAGGACGAGCCCAAGGCGTCCGGCAAGGACGCCGCCACGGACGCGGACCGGGCCAAGGCCAAGGAGGACGCGGGCGCGCAGGAGGCGAAGGCCGACGCCGCCGAGTCCGGGGAGCGCTCCGGCGACGCCCCGGCCCGCGAGGACGAGGGCGCCGAGCGGCCGACCCGGTCCCGTCGCCGGCGCCGCTCCCGGCGGGGCTCCCGCCGCGGCGGGGCCGCCGAGGCCGGCCAGGAGCCGCGGGAGCCGCGCGCCGAGGACGCCGACGCCGAGGCGGACGGCTCCGCGGAGGGTCGCCGCGACGACTACGCCCGCCGCGAGGATCGCGGCCGCCGCGATGATCGCGCCGAGCGGGACGCCCGCGAGGAGCGCCGCGCCCGGCGGGAGCGCGCCGGGCGGGACGCCCGGGGCGACGACGCCCGCGGGGACGCCGAGCGGCCGGAGCAGGCCCCCTCGGTGGACCGGATCGCCGAGGTGGCCGCCGCGGCCACCGCGGAGGCCCGGGACAAGGACCCGGAGGAGCCCTCGGACGACCGCTACGTCTCCGCCTCCGCCCGGCGCCGCCGCCGGCGCCGCGTGGTCCGCGCCGCCCAGCGCGGGGAGCTGCCCGCCGAGGCCGAGCCGAAGCGGGACAAGCCCAAGGGCGAGGACCGCGCGAAGGGGGAGCCGACCCGGGAGCGGCCCGCGAAGAAGGATCAGCCGACCCGGGAGCGGCCCGCGAAGAAGGATCAGCCGAAGCGGGAGCAGCCCACGAAGAAGGCCGAGCCCACCCGGGACGAGGCCCCCGGGGACGCGCCCGCGAAGGACGGGGCGGAGAAGCCCACCCGGGGCCGCGCCGCCTACGAGGCCGCCCTGGCCGCCTTCGAGGCCTCCCCGCGCCGCAAGCGCCCCACCCGGGGCCGGTCCCGCTCCGATCACGCGCCGGACCCGGAGGACTACGGTCTGCCGGCCTCGGCCGCGCCGAAGCGGATCCGGGAGCAGGCCGCGCAGCCGGCCCCCGAACCGGAGGCTCCCGAGGCGAAGCCCGCCCAGGCCGAGCCCGCCGCCGAGGCCCCGGCCGCGGAGCCTGCGGAGAAGCCGCGGCGCCGCCGCGGCCGCCGCCGGGTCGCGGTGCGCACCTCCGGCATCGACCGGGACGACGCCGCCCCGGCGCCGTCCGCGAAGAAGACGACGCCGAAGGCCGAGCCCGAGGCGGAGCCCGCCCAGGCCGAGCCCGCCGAGTCCGCGGAGCGGCCCGCCCGGGCCGCCGCCGAGTCCGGCCGGCCGCGGCGGCGGGGCCGCCGCCGGGTGACCCGCAAGCTGAGCAGCTGA